Part of the Archocentrus centrarchus isolate MPI-CPG fArcCen1 chromosome 4, fArcCen1, whole genome shotgun sequence genome is shown below.
TCATTATGGTGCTCATTTTTTGTGTCTTGTTAATGCAGCCTCTTGTTTGCCTCATCTTTGGCTCCCTGTAAAGATCACGCTTCAGTTTAAGATCttggtgatcactttcagagctctgcgCAGTCAAATGTCTGTGTACATTAGGGAGCTCTTACGCTCTGACTTAACTCACAGacaactcatatttttattattttattatttattgtctgaggcacctagaaaaggaatgcattttaaatttcgttgtgcaacttctgtgtacaatgacaataaagattctgattactgattacatGATTACTGAGGTCTTCTGACTAAAATCTGTTGGTGGTTCCTCGCTCTAAACTGAAGTAGACTGTGCATTCAAGGTTGCAGCTCCTAAACTTTGGAATGCACTACCTTTATCTGCATCTGCAGACTGTACTGAATCTTTTAAGAAGCACCTCAAGCCTTTGTGcaggcttgcttttaactaATGGTTTGTATGTGTTACTGTTTCCCTTTGATTGTTGTGAAACACTTTGTAATCTTTATcaagaaaggtgctatataaatgcattttactAACTTGTTTTTAACATGAGATGTCGTGTATTTCCTTGTATGTTTAAAATTTTCTCAGATGCAATCAAAActataattttaaattatacagtataattaaaaacataacagaTTTCCTTTCTCTATTCTTATTGTTTcaggttttgcagcattttttgtCTCGAGCCAGTGGCAACTCTATGCCACTCCTAATCCAAGGTGCATCCTTTCATTTATTCAGTGTTGCAGGTGCACTGAGGGTGTCCAGCAAGACCAGGTAAGACCTTCCAGTTTTCTACAAGCAATTCTACATCATCTATACAGTTAACCTTTAGTGCCTTTCTTTATAGTCTGATGTGTGATTTTGGATTATACACCTGCAGGAGATGtgataaaatataacaaaagagTCAAATGTATTTAACTGTATCAAACTGATACATTTTTAGAAAGAGATGGGtgtatgttttctgtttatCATATAGATTCTATACTGAAAACTTGTAACAGTAAATCTCACGCAGGGCTCCAGATTGTAAGTTCTTTGTTGTAGAGGACAGTTTAAACTGAAATACCTGAACCATAAATTCAGACTTTCACTACTAACCAAACCGTcctttttgagacatgttgatCATACTCCTGCAATAACTAAATTCTTACTCGTAGGATGTTtggttgttatttttttctgtgtaatgctGTAGTGTCTTTAACTCGCATTATGAAGTGCCTTTTGATTTAAGGATGCATAACTTTAATTACTGTAAACTGAAGAATAAtggacatttttgtgtttatttaacatGAAAAAGATGCTATTTTTAATCAAAGGCACTATAAACTTTTAGAGTGAAAACATAAATTATGGCAATAGAAAGCTTTtgagatttttctgtttttagagaAAAATACTCTACTATTTaagtagcattaaaaaaatgtcattggTAAAGAACACTTAGAAATATTTTAAGAATTTGAGGTCTCTCAGGGACAGGTTTTGCAACAAGGTGCTCCAAAATCTAATCAGATTATCTCCAGTATGAACATGCTGTACAGCAGAAGCCTTCTTACTCATGTGCATTTGTTTTACTTCAACAGCGTAATTGTTCTGTGTCTGAAGTTCAACATACGATGGAGGAAAAACCCTTGATAGACTGGGACGCTGGTCTCTTTGACTGCTTTGAGGAAGTGAATACTTGTAAGAAGCCAATATTAACTTTaaggattaattttttttttctcattagtcAGGCTGTAATCTTGTGAGAGTTATTAACCATGTTGTTGCccaatttgtgtgtttttcaggctGCTATGGTTTCTGGTGCGGcccctgccttgcctgcactGTTTCACGAGGTTTTGGAGAGAACAACTGTCTCCCCTTATGTGATATATTCATTTCTGCTGCATCAGCAATCTTTGGGATACCTATTTGTGTTCCTCCTGCAGCCTTGTCTGTAAGGGCTGCCATGCGAAACAGATATGGCATCAAGGTATGAAGCATGAGACAATGGCATGCTCTGAACTATaggtggacagaaaaaaaatgaagtcatgTTTGTATTGTCTTTCTGCAGGGGTCTCTCTGTAAGGACATTgcagtttcctgtttctgtgccTTGTGCTCCTGGTGTCAGATGCATCGAGAGTTAAAGCATCGCAAGAAAACCCCGACTGTCATCAACATACAGAATAACCCTGTTATCAACCTGCAGCCTATTCCAGTTGCTCAGCCACCAGTTATGATGGTGCCTGCACAACCACCTCCAGCTGGTTTTGTGGCTCAACCAGGAATGGTTGTGGGTTCATACTGACACTCGTAGAAATGTGATGCTGCTCAGAGTTTGTTTTGATCCACTTATCAGTGAAATTGTAGCCTGTAATCACTTTGAAATTAAATGTACAATAATTTCTACCAGTATCCTAATAATCATCAAAATCATTTCTTTTAACAGTTAAATTAAAAGAATGAAGTTTTAGCTCCAAATTCACTGTATAGTTTTTGTATTAATaataatggctttaattttagtcctttaagtttccttttttgagAGGAAACCAAGCCAAGTTAGCAAAAAGTGGTTTTAGTTAAACCAGTCCAAAATGTTTAATTGAATCAATAAAAAGACACCAAGCATCAGAGTAATGTCTGAAATAAATGATTCATGGTGGACTTTTGCAGTTTTTAGAGCAGCCTAAACTGCCATGAAGCACTCATTTAAAACCTCTGAGGAAAAACAGGGataagactttaaaaaaaaaaaaaacaaacaaaaaaaaaacaagtcccAAATCTCTAATGTCATCTTTTTATTGAATCAATTAAGCATTTTGGACTGGTTTAACTAAAACCATTTCTTGCTAACTGAATGtcaggcttgtttttttctcaaaaaaagaCACTTAATAGCCTCAGAGATATACATTCCATATGAGCAAACTGACTTCTTCCATGGAAAAAAGAGCCTGTTTGGACCCTTTTTTTATATTCTAGTTCAGCCTGCTGTTGATGACTGTATTCCGCTATAGTACATCAGCATCCTGTTCTTTCTGAAGTCGATCATTATCTCTTTTGTCATATTCACATTGTTGTAAAATTATTATAACATTCAGAAGCAGGAGATTCCTTCCAGAAAACTCCCTAAAATCATCCACTGGTGCTCTgtactcctcctcctgctgcccaTTACTGATACGACCAACTGCTGTGAAATTGCTGCaatatttttacaaaataaaaacaagaaaaatgtttgatAAAACTTTCAATTCAGGATTGTGGATGGGCTGGGAGAGCAGCTAGGTACACCCTAGAAAGGTTACCAGACTGTTGCAGGGCTAATGTTAGCCCTTTATTACATAAAATTACATATTAGTAATAAATAGCCTTAATtgtacaaacaaaatataacacGATAAAGAATACCCGATGCTGAATTTGACAATGAAAGAATGAACTGCTGACTCTCAACTTGAATTAAAAAGCCAACAGTGCTTTTGAAATGACAGCCAAATGTCTTTATTCATGCCATCACTGGAAAACAAAAGTCTGAAAAACTAAACTGACCTGTATAGGGTGTCTGTTTCTCTAGTGTCTCCTTAGCAGTCACATCAAGGTCAAAGTTACACACTGAAACTCTGAGGATTCTTCAGATAAAAGGCAAACATGATAATAATTGTTATTAGTTCCTGTTCCAAATACCAAATGAAGAACACTTTTTAGATTCTTTTTCAAACTGACCagcaaaacagcaataaaattgAGCATGTGATACAGTCTGATATTAAAGAGGTTTtgaatagatttttatttttatgtatacattatatttttcattttttatatttaaaaacatcctttgtGAGATATGTCAATATCTCACAATTATTAATGGGAAGtttgttccttttttctgtGCAAACTATTGTGCCCTTACCTTGCAATAAAGTGTCTTTTGAATTTAGAATatataaatctttttttaactGAAGAATTATAGAAAATGCACGCTAGCATGCCACTTCTAATCAAAAGCACTatgattttttgttttagagctgaaccataaataaataaatggcaaagaaaagcttttgagtttttcctttctaaATCTCTACTACAGTTGTTGGTGTTCTTACAGCTTCTTAAAAAGGAGATCATTGCATTTGAAACATatagcatttctttttttattaattcttaGCTATGACATGtacaaatattttaagaatGATGGACAGGTTTTGCAACACGGTGCTGCAAAATCTATTCAGATCATCTACTCTATACATGGCTCCTTCTgtggatttaattttttgttctgctTTCCTGCTCAACTTTCACAGCGTAATCATTTATCATCTGAGCTGAAGTTCAACATACAATGGCAGAAGAACCCTAGACAGACTGGCATGCTGGTCTTTGACTGCTTTAAGGAAGTAAACActtcctcccccctctcacatgttcctggatcaaggacttcttaaccaaccggccccagactgtgagacttggcccccatctctcctccacccacacactgagcactggctccccacagggctgtgtgctgagccccctcctgtactgcctctacacccatgactgcagtccggcccacaataacaacctcatcgtcaaatttgctgacgacaccacagtggtcggactcatctcaaagggagatgaggcagcttacagagaggaggtcctgaagttgacagcctggtgttcagagaacaacctggtactgaacaccatgaaaaccaaagagatcatcatcgacttcaggaagcacaggacagacccagctcccctctacatcaacggcgagcgtgtggagagggtccacaccttcaggtttctcggtgtcctcatctctgctgatctctcttggtcagataacatcacagctgttatcaagaaggctcagcagcgacttcacttcctgagggtcctcaggaagaacaacttggactcaaacctgctgctgaccttctaccgctcatccattgagagcctgctgacatactgtatcacagtatggtacggcagctgcactgaggcagacagggtcaggcttcagagggtagtcaagacagcacaaagaatcgttggctgccctcttccctccctgatggacatctacacctcccgctgcatcagcagagccaggaacatcatcaaggacagctcacaccctggctttgacctgtttgacctgctgccctctggcaggcgctacaggtgcatcaaagccagaacaaacagactcaagaacagtttcttcgccagagcaatcaccaccctgaactcacacactcacccaccgtaactgtgcaacacccacatctctgtgcaatattatattattcatactgaacaatatctaacattcctatattgtgtaatatccagtattcattcactagtgcaatattcattcaccaagtgcaatattcatcatcttcattattatatgtatacacgcatttacttttcttacaatgtacagatgcaccaatgtaggtatgtatgtatatatttttatacattctattttttgcatattttacacattgtttatttctgtatatctcttgattatattgattatactagattataatatttttattttagagagtttgattttctgttacatggcaatgaacaggagtggccctccaatctcattgtacatcctgtataatgacaataaaggcattctattctattctctatTCTTCTAAGAAGTAAACTGATAAATTTGTACTTTAAGGCTTTAAGTGCATTGTTTTTCACTCTTTCGGTCTCTTAAAAGTCAATACCACTCTATTGCTGTTGTGACTGCCTGtctgttctctgtttttttctttctttgattcCCTTGTTACCAGCTTGTTATATTTCTAAATAGATATGGGGAGAAATGGTCACATTATTACGATAATTTGATCTGATGTCTCAGCAGTGCTTgatgttaaccagctgttcacagcaagtAAGGACAGGTAACAAGCACATTGgcatgttaaagggttaaaaaaaaaagtacaaatagttgtgttaaaaatacagtgGTAATAGTACTGTTTCAACTTCTTTACGCAAATAAAAGttaaagtacaggctctgaaatgtactcgaagtaaaaaagtaaaatgtagcTCTTTGAAATAGCTAAATATGTCACTCTTGGCCCAATTGGGGCGGGGTCCAGAGAACACAAGAGTCCAAGATTGTTgtggcaaagttacacaccaatTCAATATTATCTTTAGTGatgtaaccgggtgtcattactggcAACATGAATAAAGTTTAGCCTTAGCCAGTGTAATGGGTACTGGGTCACAGCACCCATGAGCAGCTTTACAGATagctgaaataatgaaaacaaaaggatGACACAGGAGAAGCAGCTTGTCATCTCTAATTTCTCCTCAGCCATGAGGGGAATGCAGGAGCTGCAGACATAGCACCATCTCACAGTGCCTCATACTGGTGGGAGCGGAGTAACTGCATACACCCTCAATATTTAACATAGTGTGACCCAAAAATTGAcccatataaatacaaacaaaatatatctgCCACACAAAATTATAGACCTTATTCATATGCTTATTTCTAAGCATATTTCTACATCCACATTTGAGCACACACTTGTGGGCTTCAcaccagcagtttcaaatttccctCTATGTCGCCTGGTTTGATCCCCAGAAGAAATTTGACTATGGTTACTGGTGTGACTAGCTtcacagagtcaccaataaccagagtttgttccttggCAGGTGTGTCGCAGAGTGAGGAAAAACAGCAACACCCAGCACCCCTGCAACTTCATATTCTAAGTGgaagagaatagatggatggatggatttattagGGATgacacgataccacttttttatgtccaataccaatatcaatattttacatttggatattgccgataccgatacaaatccgatcttttttgtattattatttttaaaaattgtttttaaatgcctggatcaattttacgaAAGtaaacagtctctcacacaacaaaattgaaatcttttattttttttttttttttttgcattcttgGCCATagcggcttttatgggcagtagagagagacaggaaatgggggaaagatacaggggaagacacgcgggcaaattggtgacgggccgggactcgaactcGCACAGCCTGCATCGCAACACAGGacatgtatgtggtcgccggcttcacccctaagccacccaggcgccccgatcttttagtttttaacagtcaaatattttacacagaaaaaaatagtaaaatatgtaaaattatttataacacttcaaacatatgaaaaaaacaaaagaacaattgcaacatttatttttaaacatcttCTTCCAACCCATCACAAGTCTCACTGTCAGTCTGGGTGGAAGCATCACTTTTCTGTGAAGAAATAtctacaaacaaaaagaaaaatatcaacatgAAATTTATAGATCATTACACCATATAATAATCACACATATTAAGGACATATTAATTAAATAGTgcaaataaaaactgcaattttTATGAATTTCTAAATGATCGCTGTAGCTATAACAAACAACAGTCAGACCATGTACAAAAAAATCTACCACTAAAATAACATGTTAATATACAATACAGGGAAGAACACAAAGGACAGAAGAAATACTACAATTAAAACAAGATACACAGAtgtcaatgaaaaaaaacaatggactcagaaaaaatgaaaacataaatagcaacaaagaggaggaaaaaagcaagAGAATACTAATGAATAGTATGAATCatttagaaaaaagaaatcttgaGTATATCAACAGAAATTGTACACAAAAGACCTATGAAAGGCATCCATAAATAACAGCAACATCAATACATAGTACCATCACAGCAGAATGCAGAGGTTGCTTGCAGAACTTCTACTTCCTGCTGTGCTGTCGCCAACTTCTGCTCTGCCACCTTCAGCTGGTTGCCCACCACCTGGGCCTTCTGCTCAAAGGCTTTCTTTTGCCTTTCCTTTTTGGAAAGGACTTGTAATGATATCagctttaattagggcccgagcacgaactgtgcgaaggccctattgtaattgcttcgtttattattatttttttttttttttttttttttttttttattattattcaggcaaatgaattggctttttgggggctttatcatattcaaaaactcatgaaactttgcacatgcgtcacacctggtgaaaatttaagtattttaatgggctcgggcaagggcgcgcccaaatggctcgctagcgccccctaaactggagccccaccgctgtgtttcacgtacatgaatgaaacttcatacacatgtatatcatgtccaggcgcacaaaaaatcctcttggagccatgccctaaacccaacaggaagtccgccattttgaattaattatgcaaatttggcgatttgcagccctcacactttttctaataactcagaggttttagacgttatcatcttcatatttggtttgtctaacctacacccccaggggaatctaaatctcgaaaatggtgagtttttgccaagggggaggggtccttatgcccctttgaactttgatcattcgccatgaaattttgattgcctctcattcatacctacatgatccaatgtgcatcaaacttctccagtaggatgagggtgcccccctgaacacatacatatgacaatatttaatatcagtcgcagcgccacctagtgggaacaggaaatgtcatattttacacttggaggtccagctccaaggtggtttagcagaaccatctcaaatttcacctggaaagccttaagaagttggacttactgtgttttcaaaactgtgagtttttgacaaaagggcgtgacccttatgggacggcaaagttcgatgattcgccatgaacacaaaaatggctgtaactcaaagccaacttgcccaatctggctcaaacttcagtggtgtgataagcatgctgccctgaacacactcatatgcataaagtccataaacgttagagcgccgcctagtggcagctcggaatatcttaaaatagcaagttttttgagtagccccggagctacgttttctctacatgtatgaaaatgtacatgctcgtgtaacatactaagacgtacaaaaagtctcttggacccataccccaaaccctacaggaagtcggccatcttcaattgaaggtgtcaatttttgcgatttccacgcctgctatttgaacgaacttgtcctagggcatttcacccagtgacaccaaattggctccagatcatctacacaagtagcccatcaaaagttattcagggttttgtagaatattgaacggtgttgccatggcaaccctctgaatttggacttttttcaatttcaaattcacagagattctaaacatcagcccctgggctgtgctttctctatgtacctgaaaatgtgcctgctgatgtaaaatgctaacatctacaaaaaagtctcttggaccgatagccgaaacacaacaggaagtcagccacgttcactttaaagtgtcatttttgcagcatttttcgccttttccaggcctttttgcctcaactcctcctagggcatttgacccattgagaccaaaatggctccagatcatccacacaagtagcccatcaaaagatattcatggttttgtagaatattgaacggtgttgccgtagcaaccctctgaatttggactttttttccatttcaggcccagataggttctaaacatcagccccagggcagtgcttggtctgtgtacctgaaatcgtgcatgctgaagtaacatcctaacacgtacaaaaaagtctcttggaccgatagccgaaatccaacaggaagcctgacatgttctaattaaggtgtcatttttgcagcatttttcacatttttcaggcctgctatttgaatcatcttctactacagcttttcatccagtcacaccaaaatggctccagatcatctacacaagtagcccatcaaaagatattcatggttttgtagaatattgaacggtgttgccgtagcaaccctctaaatgtgggattttactcatataccacagtgcaccaaattgttacatctctgacatacattgtccgatctgcctcaaacttcacaggcttaatgggagggtaagggagaccggacacacccctctatcagctttgtttcacactcataacgccacctagtggcaacaggaaatcagtaggacactgatactcatcatcctatggtcattacagtttcattgatggctgcaggcattacatagagcattgtgacatattaattagtgggcactcaccgacgccacctagtggaagcgggagacgatcgacgcgaagtacggctagcctgctgagccgtcagcagccgggtgagccagctactctctcgtctgcgagaaccttcgagcgcggttcggctggagcgtgccacgggtcgacgcgcggcttggctggagcgcgccaggggtcgacgcgcgccgggtgcgagggcccgctcatcgccgcttgcggctttaattattattatttttttttttttttttttattagggcccgagcacgaactgtgcgaaggccctattgtaattgcttcgtttattattatttttttttttttttttattattattattattcaggcaaatgaattggctttttgggggctttatcatattcaaaaactcatgaaactttgcacatgcgtcacacctggtgaaaatttaagtattttaatgggctcgggcaagggcgcgcccaaatggctcgctagcgccccctaaactggagccccaccgctgtgtttcacgtacatgaatgaaacttcatacacatgtatatcatgtccaggcgcacaaaaaatcctcttggagccatgccctaaacccaacaggaagtccgccattttgaattaattatgcaaatttggcgatttgcagccctcacgctttttctaataactcagaggttttagacgttatcatcttcatatttggtttgtctaacctacacccccaggggaatctaaatctcgaaaatggtgagtttttgccaagggggaggggtccttatgcccctttgaactttgatcattcgccatgaaattttgattgcctctcattcatacctacatgatccaatgtgcatcaaacttctccagtaggatgagggtgcccccctgaacacatacatatgacaatatttaatatcagtcacagcgccacctagtgggaacaggaaatgtcatattttacacttggaggtccagctccaaggtggtttagcagaaccatctcaaatttcacctggaaagccttaagaagttggacttactgtgttttcaaaactgtgactttttgacaaaagggcgtgacccttatgggacggcaaaattcgatgattcgccatgaacacaaaaatggctgtaactcaaagccaacttgcccaatctggctcaaacttcagtggtgtgataagcatgctgccctgaacacattcatatgcataaagtccataaacgttagagcgccgcctagtggcagctcggaatatcttaaaatagcatgttttttgagtagccccggagctacgttttatctacatgtatgaaaatgtacaggctcatgtaacatcctaagacgtacaaaaaagtctcttggacccataccccaaaccctacaggaagtcggccctcttcaattgaaggtgtcaatttttgcgatttccacgcctgctatttgaacgaactcgtcctagggcatttcacccactgacaccaaattggctccagatcatctacacaagtagcccatcaaatattgtggaaatctttaaaaaatattaaacggccttgtcacaccaggccattaaatttggcctttgtttttctccctcaccaccaaaattgtttgtgcacttgttcgcacatgctttgtctgatcaggctgaaaatttaatcactcatgtacacacccaggctgaatccataactacagattcaagactgtaggcgcaatagcgccccctacagaagcaaatgaaaatttgtatgaccgtccacagaattagttttgctctgaaatacatgaaatatctttcaccattccttacaaaatcctcatctatttgataagcctcctgccctgaacacattgatatgcataaagtccataaacgttagagcgccccctactggcagctttaaatatcataatataccatgttttttagctagcccctgagttacattttatctacagctctgaaattttgcacactcatgtaacatcctaagacatacaaaaaagtctcttggagccatactccaaaccctacaggaagtccagcatcttcaattgaaagtgtcaatttttgccattttcaggcctgctatttgaatgaactcctcctagggcatttcacccagtgagaccaaattggctccacatcatctagacaaacagcccatcaaaaaagtcaatcagacccatgccctattttgcatgctggagccgtgaccacacccccaaatattccattgcgtctatgccgagagcaaaagataccttttcctataaaagaattcaactttctagagacccatcacgatcacaaaacctccgagtgcggcacgggtcgacgagcgccacaggtcgacgcgcgcggagtgcgagggcccgatatcaccgcttgcggttttaatttatATTGCGATCTCCTTATCGACTCACACTGGAACATACATTAACCTAGACCCTCATTACACCTGCTCATCTCGTACTGaatacagtacgagatgattttttt
Proteins encoded:
- the LOC115779546 gene encoding protein PLANT CADMIUM RESISTANCE 9-like; its protein translation is MIFLFFGYMIGFAAFFVSSQWQLYATPNPRCILSFIQCCRCTEGVQQDQRNCSVSEVQHTMEEKPLIDWDAGLFDCFEEVNTCCYGFWCGPCLACTVSRGFGENNCLPLCDIFISAASAIFGIPICVPPAALSVRAAMRNRYGIKGSLCKDIAVSCFCALCSWCQMHRELKHRKKTPTVINIQNNPVINLQPIPVAQPPVMMVPAQPPPAGFVAQPGMVVGSY